The Chanodichthys erythropterus isolate Z2021 chromosome 1, ASM2448905v1, whole genome shotgun sequence genome segment ACTATTGTAAAGTATTGTACTAGGGTGTTTCACAGTCTCTATTGTCACGTCTTCAGCTTTTTCAAAATGCTGCCGCTAGATTGTTGACAAGGAAGAGGGAACATATTTCACCAGTGCTGATCTCTCTCCACGGGCTCCCAGttaaaaacattattgtttGTTTATAAGGGTTTGCATGGACTGGCTCCTCTATATATTTCTGATCTTCTTTCAATTCACCATAATACATTCAGAGAATTTCGATCAACTAGTAGCTGACAGTTGACTGTTCCAAGGACACTTTTAAAATTGAAAGGAGACCGTGCATTTTCAGTGGTTGCTCCACAGCTTTGGAGCAATTTGCCATTCCATATAAAAACTGCACCAACATACGATGATTTTAAATCTCTTCTTAAAACCCATTTATTTACTATTGCATATAATCATAAGTTGGTGCAGTAGCAACAATTTTAGTGTACTGTCTGTTCAtgtgttttatgtttaattattagggtatttgtttaaaatttgtacagcactttggccAATagctgttgtttttaaatgtgatttataaataaatatgactgactgactgactgactgactgttcTTGGCAGATCACGTGGctctttcaaatgttttttgtagACAAGTATTTTGATGGTCAATTTGAAGTCACAATAGCAGCTGAATTAAGTGGTCTTTTACACTTTTTTATTGTCTAGTATGAACAATTGTAATGTGGCATGATTTGCAAATTGatttgcttttgttttatttaattttggcACTAGATGCTATTTTGGGTTCAAAGCGGTAAAGAgttgttagtaatattttacTATGTTACAAGGACATGTTGAATTTGTGATAAAAGTTGATATTTTAAACTGCTTTTCGTTTCTCTTTATGTCTTTTAATATAGCGATGAAGGTAATTAATTTCGTATGTCAGTTTCAGGAATATTATGTTAAGTGAGGTATTTTAAACGTGCTTTTGGTCTGGTTGGAAATGGCATAGGTCAGGTTTTCCCTGTCGCTGTCCGTGGTGCTGCACTGGCATTTACTCTTAGTGTTTGATTGTATTGCTCTTACATATTTGTAGCTCTTAATCCCTGGAtaggtttttttattattattatttatatatataatatacacactaGGATTATATTTATCTCTCCCACTTCAGAAaatgttgctgttgtttttttctttgctaaacaattacaaaataaaataagtatagAATTGCTTAACAACACAATGACCTTTCTTTGTATAACACTTAATTCTGTGAAAGAAATTAATGTCGTGCAGTTTCTTACTCTAACTCAAAGTGTCGCTGTTCACCTGCAAAACCATGTGTGTGTTCAGTACACATCTCTCCACCCTGATTCTGATGTCATACATTGGGCTTCGAGCTCGTCTCGTTATAGAAAATCGTCGACGGTGATCGAAGAACTGTATTTCAGacactgcatttatttttacactTATGTTTCTTTTATAGGATACTTTGTTGTATTTCTTGATTTAATTtctgaaacattataaatgttctGCTCTGCTGTCGAGATGTTTGGTCTTTTGTTCTTCGTGTTGATGGCGCACACCGCTTATGGAGACGTGAGCTATTCTTTCCCGGAGGAGATGAAACGCGGATCTGTGATTGGAAATATAGCAAAGGATCTCGGGCTCGATGTGAACAGACTGTCAATTCGAGAGGTACGAATTGATAATGAAGGTAACCGTAAACGATTCTGTGACATTAATCTGAATACTGGAGAACTGACCGTAGCGGAGAGAATCGACAGAGAGGAGATATGCggaaaaaaagcttcatgtGTTATTAAGCAAGAGCTGGTGCTGGAAAATCCGTTAGAACTGCATCGCTTCATTCTCAATGTTGAAGACATAAATGATAATTCACCACAGTTCAAACAGAGTGTAATAAAGTTCGAAATACGGGAATCAGCGGTCAAAGGATCTCGTTATTTATTAGATGAAGCCCACGATGCGGATATTGCAATAAATTCAGTGCAGTCATATACACTTCAAAACAATGAACATTTTCTTCTTAATGTGCTTACCAAGGCAAATGGAAGAAAATATGGCGAGCTAGTGCTGAATAAAGAGTTGGATCGTGAGCAGCAGAAAGAGGTGACATTAATTCTTACTGCGGTAGACGGCGGGACTCCACCGAGATCAGGTACTGTAGCCATACACGTCACTGTGCTGGATGCTAATGATAATGCTCCAGTCTTTAGTCAGGCTGTCTATAAAGTCAGTCTGCCTGAAAATTCTCCTGTAGATACTGTAGTGGTGACAGTGAGCGCTACTGATGCTGACGAGGGACAAAATGGAGAAGTGACTTATGAATTTGGTCATTTATCCGAACGCCTCATGGACATATTTTCTCTCGATTCGTTGTCTGGAGAGATTAAACTAACAGGACTCATTGATTATGAGGAGGAGAGTTTAATTGAACTGCCAATTCAAGCCAAAGACGGTCAAGGATTAGCCAGTCATTGTACAGTATTAATAGATGTTATTGATGTCAATGATAACGCTCCTACAATAATGACTAAATCTGTTAAAATATTGATTCCTGAGAACGCGTTACCCGGTACAGAGGTTGGCATCATTAATGTTCAGGACAGAGACTCTGAGAATAACGGACAGGTGCGCTGCTCCATTCAGCAGAACGTCCCATTTAAACTCGTTCCTTCAATCAAAAATTACTATTCTCTGGTGACCACAGGTGAATTAGACCGCGAGCTGCTCTCTGATTATAATCTTACAATCACTGCTACTGATGAGGGCTCTCCGCCTTTATCTTCCACTAAGAATCTTCACTTGACTGTAGCTGACGTGAATGATAATCCACCTGTATTTCAGGAGCACAATTACAGAGCTCACGTGCAAGAAAATAACAAACCGGGCTCCTCTATTTGTTCAGTATCAGCTACAGACCCGGACTGGAGACAGAATGGCACTGTAGTTTATTCTCTGTTGTCCTCTGATGTCAATGGCGCACCGGTGTCCTCCTTTCTATCCATTAACGGAGACACCGGGGTCATTCATGCCGTGAGGTCGTTTGATTACGAACAGCTGAAGAGTTTCAAAGTGCTCGTGTTAGCCAGAGACAACGGTTCTCCTCCTCTGAGCAGTAACGTGAGCGTGAGTGTCTTCATATCGGATGAGAATGACAACTCCCCTCAGATATTATACCCCTCTCCGGAGGGAAACTCCTTCATGACCGAGATGGTGCCCAAAGCTGCTCAGGCGGGCTCCCTGGTCTCCAAGGTGATCGCCGTGGACGCGGATTCTGGCCAGAACGCGTGGCTCTCGTATCACATTATTAAAGCGACTGATCCGGGACTTTTCACTATCGGTGTCCACAGCGGGGAGATCAGGACGCAGCGGGACATTTCTGAATCTGACAGCATGAAACAGAACCTTATTGTGTCCGTGAGAGATAACGGACAGCCCTCTCTCTCAGCCACGTGCGCGTTGTATTTACTCATATCAGATAACTTGGCTGAAGTTCCAGAACTGAAAGACATGTCTCATGACGAGAGCAGCTCCAAACTGACGTTTTATCTGATCATCGCGCTGGTGTCCGTTTCCACTTTCTTCctgaccttcatcatcatcatcctggCCGTGAGGTTTTGTCGCAGGAGAAAGCCCAGACTGTTGTTTGATGGAGCTGTAGCCATTCCCAGCGCGTATCTCCCTCCAAATTACGCAGAGGTGGAGGGCGCGGGAACTCTCCGCAGCACTTACAATTATGACGCGTACCTGACCACGGGCTCGCGCACTAGTGACTTCAAGTTCGTCAGATCTTATAATGAGGGCACACTGACTACTGACCTGACTCTGAAAAAAACTCAGTCTGCTGTGGATGATCTCGAAGGACTTGATGCCGAAATGAGCGACTCATTTCAGGTAGGACTGTTTATTTATTGAGTCATTTTAATGTCTGTACCTCCATATGAAGTTTCTCTTTGTATTTAAATGGGAGGGtggtatttaaaatgttttagttcaAAAGTGAAAGTCAaagtatggtaacccatactcGAAATTTAtcctctgcatttcacccatccaagttgAACACAGGCACACTGCAAACCACGGACACTCACGCCCGGAGCAGTAGGCAGCCATGTTTGGCTGTGACGCCCAGGGAGTGATTGGGGATTAAGAGTCTCAGTGATTTTCTGTCGGTATTGAGAATCGAACCCGCAACCTTCGagttaccagtctgactctctaaccattaggccccCAGAGGATGAGATCTCAGCATCGAATTCCGGTCTTCCGTGTGAAAGGCGGGGATACTGGCCCCTATACTAAACGCGTTAGTTACAAAGAACATCCATGTGAGTCATTTATTCGTATTCGTGCAGAAATCAGAGAATTTTACTGTGGGTAAAATTGGATTCTAAAACAGTGTAGtttgaacaaaaatgaaaatatttatctttTTGTCCATGATCTGTTTGGTCATTTTTCGCATATCTTTCAGTTACTCTGCGTTCCCTGTAACTTTCTCTTTTCATTTAAGTGTTTATAGACTTGCAGACTTGCATTGCACTTTTTGGAGATCCAAGAAATGTGGATTATTGACTCTCTCTCGTCTCTCTCTTTGTTTGTtgtctgtttatatatatatatatatatatatatatatatatatatataaaatgtctttaaaatctTAAGCATtgctatttttcatttatttatttattattattattattattattattttacgcCAGTACATTCGTAATGGAAATTTAGTTTAGTAAGaattgcttttctttttaattcgCTCTCCATGGTGCTGTACAGGCAGTGTCTGTTGCTCTTAAGGTTTTGCTCTCATATGATGTGTGTCTGTACAGTCAcaaatttttaaacaaatgctaTAGAAAACTGACcttgttcttctttttttttcttttttcttttttttttttcatattgttAGATGTAACTCTTATGGTGGACGTTGAATGATCTAAGTTTAGCCATTTACTGTCAGATCTCTGAGAGGTTATGCAGTTTCATGGGTGATCTTTTAGTGTGGCTGTTCACCAGGGCAATCGTTGACATTAACATTGTTTAACTCCACCCTGTTAATGATGTCTTATTCAGGACTCACATCTCAGCTCGATCTACAACCGTCTGTGAGCGGTGCTCTCATCTATTGTATATTCATCATTCagtcatttaaaatgcaattaaaatgcCTGAATCTTGTGCATGATTAAATTTGTATTCTTGTGATCATGAAGGAATTGTcttatttaaaactattttagcctatattttatgctaaatgtgtattttattttaattgtctaTTTTGAAAGATCATGTGGGTCATTCAAGTTCTTAATATTACACCAATGAACAGATTTGATATTCAATTTTAGGTGCGAAAATTGGCTAAAACGGTATATTATGCTTTTCTATAAATGTTTGAGGAATTGTTGGTTTCAtgaatagctgtgttttattagagtaattcattatttttagtCACTTTCTAATATTTTGAATGCAAAGCTTAAAGTTATTCGTTGGTGATCTTTTGGTGAATGAATCAAGCCTCGTTCTGTTGACTGAGAATTCTCTTAAGCTCATTCTAACATGTTATTTATCATTTGTCCTCTTGGACTCTGTAATGTTTATTGAATCGCTGATAAATTGTTGCTATTTTAATTAGTCGTGCTTTTCTCTCATCGATGTGAACTGGCTTATGAAGTCAATTAATTTCCAATGTCAGCACTTTCAAATCTTTTTTAGTTTAATTGCAATGGCACAGAGCAGGttttttgttgtgttgctgTCAGTAGTGCTGCACTGCCATTTACAGAGAGCTACATTATTTGAGTACCATACATGTTGTGGTCGTATTCATCTCTTCAGTGAATGTTGGTGCTTGTTCTTGTTTTGCAGAATAATTTTACGTATATACCCAGTCTGGTGTACATTCCAACACTTAATCCTATCAGAATGTCATGCAGTTTCTTATTTTAACTCACAGTGTCGCTGTTCACCTGCAAAACCATGTGTGTGTTCAGTACACATCTCTCCACCCTGATTCTGATGTCATACACAGGGCTTCAAGCTCGTCTCGTTATAGAATATCGTCGACGCTGAGCGAAGGACTGGATTTAAGACACTGGATTTAATTGCACACTTATGTTTCTTTTACATGCTACTTTGTTGTGTTTCTGGATTTAATTTCTGATCAATTtctgaaacattataaatgttctGCTTTGCTGTTGAGATGTTTGGTCTTTTGTTCTTCGTGCTGATGGCGCACACCGCTTATGGAGACGTGAGCTATTCTTTCCCGGAGGAGATGAAACGCGGATCTGTGATTGGAAATATAGCAAAGGATCTCGGGCTCGATGTGAACAGACTGTCATCTCGTAAGGCTCGCATTGATACTGAAGGTAACAGAAAACGATACTGTGACATTAATCTGAATACTGGAGAACTGACCGTAGCGGAGAGAATCGACAGAGAGAGTCTTTGTGGAAAGAAAGCTTCATGTGTCATAAATCACGAATTTGTTCTTGAAAGTCCTCTAGAACTGCATCGCTTCATTCTCAATATTGAAGACATAAATGATAATTCACCACAGTTCACAGAGAGTGCTATTGAATTTGAAATTCGGGAATCAGCGGACAAAGGATCTCGTTATTTATTAGATGAGGCTCATGATGCGGATATTGGAATTAATTCAGTGCAGAATTATGTGTTGCAGGACAATGAACACTTTCTTCTTAGTGTCCTAACGCGTGCAAATGGAAGAAAATATGGTGAGCTAGTTCTTAATAAAGAGTTGGATCGTGAGCAGCAGAAAGAGGTGACATTAATTCTCACTGCGGTAGACGGCGGGACTCCACCGAGATCAGGTACTGTAGCCATACACGTCACTGTGCTGGATGCTAATGATAATGCTCCAGTCTTTAGTCAGGCTGTCTATAAAGTCAGTCTGCCTGAAAATTCTCCTCTAGATACTGTAGTGCTGACAGTGAGCGCTACTGATGCTGACGAGGGACAAAATGGAGAGGTGACTTATGCATTTAGTCATTTATCCGAGATGACCCGGCAATTATTTTTTCTTGATGCAATTTCTGGAGAGATTAAACTAAAGGGACTCATGGATTACGAGGAGGAGAGTTCAATCGAACTGCCAATTCAAGCTAAAGATGGTCAAGGGTTAGCCAGTCATTGTACAGTAATAATAGATATTATTGATGTCAACGATAACGCCCCTATAATAGTAATTAATTCTCTTAACAGTCCCGTTCCTGAGAACGCGTTCCCCGGTACAGAGGTTGGCATCATTAATGTTCAGGACAGAGACTCTGAGAATAACGGACAGGTGCGCTGCTCCATTCAGCAGAACGTCCCATTTAAACTCGTTCCTTCAATCAAAAATTACTATTCTCTGGTGACCACAGGTGAATTAGACCGCGAGCTGCTCTCTGATTATAATCTTACAATCACTGCTACTGATGAGGGCTCTCCGTCTTTATCTTCCACTAAGAATCTTCACTTGACTGTAGCTGACGTGAATGATAATCCACCTGTATTTCAGGAGCACAATTACAGAGCTCATGTGCAAGAAAATAACAAACCGGGCTCCTCTATTTGTTCAGTATCAGCTACAGACCCGGACTGGAGACAGAATGGCACTGTAGTTTATTCTCTGTTGTCCTCTGATGTCAATGGCGCACCGGTGTCCTCCTTTCTATCCATTAACGGAGACACCGGGGTCATTCATGCCGTGAGGTCGTTTGATTACGAACAGCTGAAGAGTTTCAAAGTGCTCGTGTTAGCCAGAGACAACGGTTCTCCTCCTCTGAGCAGTAACGTGAGCGTGAGTGTCTTCATATCGGATGAGAATGACAACTCCCCTCAGATATTATACCCCTCTCCGGAGGGAAACTCCTTCATGACCGAGATGGTGCCCAAAGCTGCTCAGGCGGGCTCCCTGGTCTCCAAGGTGATCGCCGTGGACGCGGATTCTGGCCAGAACGCGTGGCTCTCGTATCACATTATTAAAGCGACTGATCCGGGACTTTTCACTATCGGTGTCCACAGCGGGGAGATCAGGACGCAGCGGGACATTTCTGAATCTGACAGCATGAAACAGAACCTTATTGTGTCCGTGAGAGATAACGGACAGCCCTCTCTCTCAGCCACGTGCGCGTTGTATTTACTCATTTCAGATAACTTGGCTGAAGTTCCAGAACTGAAAGACATGTCTCATGACGAGAGCAGCTCCAAACTGACGTTTTATTTGATCATCGCGCTGGTGTCCGTTTCCACTTTCTTCCTGACCTTCGTCATCATCATCCTGGCCGTGAGGTTTTGTCGCAGGAGAAAGCCCAGACTGTTGTTTGATGGAGCTGTAGCCATTCCCAGCGCGTATCTCCCTCCAAATTACGCAGAGGTGGAGGGCGCGGGAACTCTCCGCAGCACTTACAATTATGACGCGTACCTGACCACGGGCTCGCGCACTAGTGACTTCAAGTTCGTCAGATCTTATAATGAGGGCACACTGACTGCTGACCTGACTCTGAAAAAGACTCAGTCTGCTGTGGATGATCTTGAAGGACTTGATGCAGAAATGAACGATTCGTTTCAGGTAGGACTAACaaaggatttttattattatttaatatttatttctgtTCTGAATTGACTGCTTTCGTTGGCATAGACTTTAATTTTAGAGGGTCAGTTTGAAGTCTGAAAAGTAACTATATCaagtagtgttttttttttttttaataatttcttgTACAAGCATgttatcttatttatttatttatttatttatttatttattcatttattcatttattcgttcattcattcattcattcgttcattcattcattcatttatttattcatttatttatttttattttggtaaATCAGCACCAGTTTGTTATTAGACACATTTTTCCCAAAACATATTTGGTTTTAAAGGGatttcagaaatgttaaaaatCGAGATTTAGTGGCTCAAAGTCATATAATGTGACCCCATGCAGTGTGAATAGTAAGTGAGTTTCtgtatatgttttttaattactttttgtcTTCATCTcctgtttaaaaaaagttatcgGATAGTAAGTTTAGATAAAATGGCATATTTCTATTTGCTGTCCATGTGCTGTACAGGCAGTGTGTTTCTGGTGTGGTTTTTCCTGTGTCTGTTCACACTCGTCTCTTTTTTATAGATTTAATATATTGTCTTTAAAATCGAGCTTGTTCTCTTTTAAATTCTACGAGAATGTTTGTTTGATCCAGGCTTTTGATATTGTGAAGACATTTCATGTGTTGTATCCGCGTTTTGGCATTTATTGTCAGAGTTATTAGAGTTTCCTAACTGAACTCTGTGTTGCTGTTTTCCATTGCCACCGCTGACATTGTTTCTCTCCAC includes the following:
- the LOC137022848 gene encoding protocadherin beta-15-like; this encodes MFGLLFFVLMAHTAYGDVSYSFPEEMKRGSVIGNIAKDLGLDVNRLSIREVRIDNEGNRKRFCDINLNTGELTVAERIDREEICGKKASCVIKQELVLENPLELHRFILNVEDINDNSPQFKQSVIKFEIRESAVKGSRYLLDEAHDADIAINSVQSYTLQNNEHFLLNVLTKANGRKYGELVLNKELDREQQKEVTLILTAVDGGTPPRSGTVAIHVTVLDANDNAPVFSQAVYKVSLPENSPVDTVVVTVSATDADEGQNGEVTYEFGHLSERLMDIFSLDSLSGEIKLTGLIDYEEESLIELPIQAKDGQGLASHCTVLIDVIDVNDNAPTIMTKSVKILIPENALPGTEVGIINVQDRDSENNGQVRCSIQQNVPFKLVPSIKNYYSLVTTGELDRELLSDYNLTITATDEGSPPLSSTKNLHLTVADVNDNPPVFQEHNYRAHVQENNKPGSSICSVSATDPDWRQNGTVVYSLLSSDVNGAPVSSFLSINGDTGVIHAVRSFDYEQLKSFKVLVLARDNGSPPLSSNVSVSVFISDENDNSPQILYPSPEGNSFMTEMVPKAAQAGSLVSKVIAVDADSGQNAWLSYHIIKATDPGLFTIGVHSGEIRTQRDISESDSMKQNLIVSVRDNGQPSLSATCALYLLISDNLAEVPELKDMSHDESSSKLTFYLIIALVSVSTFFLTFIIIILAVRFCRRRKPRLLFDGAVAIPSAYLPPNYAEVEGAGTLRSTYNYDAYLTTGSRTSDFKFVRSYNEGTLTTDLTLKKTQSAVDDLEGLDAEMSDSFQVGLFIY